The following proteins come from a genomic window of unidentified bacterial endosymbiont:
- the ddlA gene encoding D-alanine--D-alanine ligase, whose amino-acid sequence MSPAFVSPPCRSKKTVALLVGGPSPEHPISLLSSIQVIQALDRQQYDLLLIGIDQQGRWWHCDEADYLRYPEDPARIQLRVTGEPLALQPGSRGGQLRESQSGTPLPAIDVVFPLLHGSMGEDGALQGLLRWLQLPFVGCDLLASAIGMDKAITKQLLQAAGIPVAPFVVLRHPDVAQLNPAALVATLGLPLFVKPTNQGSSIGVSRVLHPAELQPAVQHALAFDHTVLVETAIQGQEIECALLGNQQPAVSVCGEIVVQDAFYAYETKYLNRGQAQLVIPAPLTPETSERVRRLAIQAWQRLGCYGLARVDFFVTADQQIFLNEINTIPGFTAISMYPQLWAASGLAYSQLLDRLITLALERDQPTVSLAERW is encoded by the coding sequence ATGTCTCCCGCGTTCGTTAGCCCCCCCTGCCGCTCTAAAAAAACGGTCGCACTGCTTGTCGGGGGGCCATCCCCTGAGCATCCGATCTCGCTACTCTCCTCGATTCAGGTGATTCAAGCGCTGGATCGGCAGCAGTATGATCTGCTGTTAATCGGCATTGATCAACAGGGCAGGTGGTGGCACTGTGATGAAGCGGACTATTTACGCTACCCAGAGGATCCAGCTCGCATCCAGCTACGCGTCACCGGAGAACCGCTAGCACTACAGCCCGGCAGCCGTGGGGGCCAGCTACGGGAGAGCCAGAGTGGCACTCCGCTGCCGGCGATTGATGTGGTGTTCCCACTGCTGCATGGATCGATGGGGGAGGATGGCGCCTTGCAAGGGCTGTTGCGCTGGCTGCAGCTGCCGTTTGTCGGGTGTGATCTGCTGGCCTCTGCCATCGGCATGGATAAAGCGATCACCAAGCAGCTGCTGCAAGCGGCGGGCATTCCGGTGGCCCCCTTTGTGGTGCTGCGGCACCCTGATGTTGCGCAGCTCAACCCGGCAGCGCTGGTGGCGACGCTGGGGCTACCGCTCTTTGTGAAGCCGACCAACCAAGGCTCTTCAATTGGGGTGAGTCGGGTGTTGCACCCCGCTGAGCTCCAGCCGGCGGTGCAACACGCCTTGGCGTTTGATCACACGGTGTTGGTGGAAACCGCTATCCAGGGCCAAGAGATTGAGTGTGCCCTGCTGGGGAATCAGCAGCCAGCGGTGAGCGTCTGCGGTGAAATTGTGGTGCAGGATGCCTTTTACGCCTATGAGACCAAATATCTCAACCGTGGGCAGGCGCAGCTGGTGATCCCGGCGCCATTAACGCCGGAGACTAGCGAGCGGGTGCGTCGGCTAGCGATCCAGGCCTGGCAACGACTAGGGTGCTACGGCCTGGCCCGGGTGGATTTTTTTGTGACGGCTGATCAGCAGATTTTCCTCAATGAGATTAATACCATTCCTGGGTTTACGGCCATCAGTATGTATCCACAACTCTGGGCCGCCAGCGGCTTGGCCTATTCACAACTCCTCGATCGATTGATCACTCTGGCCCTAGAGCGCGATCAGCCCACGGTCAGCCTCGCTGAGCGGTGGTGA
- the epmB gene encoding EF-P beta-lysylation protein EpmB — MVNMITQSRPLGEAWLQQLADVVTRPQELLRLLQLEDRLLQPAMAGRNAFPLRVPRAFIARMRVGDPDDPLLRQVLISPQELLSSPEFSPDPLHEQQAVGVPGLLHKYPNRVLMVVKGGCAVHCRYCFRRHFPYQDHPSGKQPWQRALAYIAEQPAVDEVIWSGGDPLMAQDQELDWLLTQLEAIPQLQRLRIHTRLPIVIPARITEALCRRLATSRFQILLVTHVNHANEIDATVSAHLEKLRLAGVTLLNQAVLLRGVNDSVAALLALSLALFKAGVLPYYLHQLDKVQGAAHFLVSDDTAQNLWQGVLQQTSGYLVPRLVREVSGALSKTPLPVALVDGS, encoded by the coding sequence ATGGTGAATATGATAACCCAGAGTAGACCATTGGGAGAAGCCTGGTTACAACAGCTGGCCGATGTCGTCACCCGTCCACAGGAGCTGCTCAGACTACTGCAGCTCGAAGATCGGCTGCTCCAGCCCGCTATGGCAGGGCGGAACGCCTTTCCCCTGCGGGTGCCGCGCGCTTTTATTGCGCGGATGCGCGTCGGCGATCCCGATGATCCACTGCTGCGGCAGGTGTTGATCTCCCCTCAGGAGCTGCTCTCTTCCCCAGAGTTTAGTCCCGATCCGTTGCATGAACAGCAAGCGGTGGGGGTGCCGGGACTCCTCCACAAATACCCTAACCGAGTGTTGATGGTGGTGAAAGGGGGCTGTGCTGTCCACTGTCGCTACTGTTTTCGCCGCCATTTCCCCTATCAAGATCATCCTAGTGGCAAGCAGCCTTGGCAGCGGGCGTTAGCCTATATTGCTGAACAGCCCGCCGTGGATGAGGTCATCTGGTCAGGCGGCGATCCCCTGATGGCCCAAGATCAGGAATTGGACTGGCTACTCACCCAGTTGGAGGCGATTCCCCAGCTGCAGCGTCTGCGCATTCATACGCGGTTACCCATTGTGATCCCGGCACGGATCACCGAGGCACTCTGTCGTCGTTTGGCCACCTCACGTTTTCAAATTCTGCTGGTGACCCATGTCAACCATGCCAATGAAATCGATGCTACGGTGAGCGCGCACTTAGAGAAACTGCGGTTAGCCGGCGTAACCCTCCTCAATCAAGCGGTGCTCTTGCGCGGCGTCAATGATAGCGTGGCCGCCCTGCTGGCTTTAAGCCTGGCGCTGTTTAAAGCCGGCGTTTTACCTTACTACTTGCATCAGTTAGATAAAGTTCAGGGGGCGGCGCACTTTCTGGTGTCGGACGACACCGCACAAAACTTATGGCAGGGAGTGCTCCAACAAACCTCCGGGTATCTGGTGCCACGCTTAGTACGAGAGGTGAGTGGTGCTTTGAGCAAAACACCGCTGCCGGTAGCCCTGGTTGATGGCTCCTGA
- the aroE gene encoding shikimate dehydrogenase, with the protein MDRYALFGQAVSQSLSPRIHQRFAEQTQQSLTYTAQSVAPELFPQVLESFFATGGQGANITAPFKTVAARYVDQLTPAAQLGAVNTVLPLGDGRLLGDNGDGIGLVKDLQRQQLLLPGARILLIGAGGAARGILLPLLATQPAEVVLLNRTLATAAQLAAECTKLGPVKIAQPQRLHHGVFDLVIQATSARSLDALHPWLASLRWEAAACYDLNYQPNTTPFLQWARQQGASRLSDGLGMLVEQAAYAFQCWRQVLPSVEALLHTLRRELA; encoded by the coding sequence ATGGATCGTTACGCGCTATTTGGCCAGGCGGTGAGCCAGTCACTGTCGCCGAGAATTCATCAACGCTTTGCTGAGCAGACACAGCAGTCATTAACCTATACAGCACAGTCGGTGGCGCCTGAACTCTTTCCACAGGTGCTAGAGTCCTTTTTTGCCACAGGGGGTCAAGGGGCTAACATTACAGCCCCCTTTAAAACGGTCGCAGCGCGCTATGTGGATCAATTAACCCCCGCCGCACAACTGGGCGCGGTGAACACCGTGCTACCGCTTGGTGATGGCCGTTTATTAGGGGATAATGGCGATGGCATTGGCCTGGTTAAAGATCTGCAACGCCAGCAGCTACTGCTGCCTGGGGCCCGTATTTTATTGATTGGTGCTGGCGGTGCGGCCCGGGGTATCTTGTTACCGCTATTAGCGACCCAACCGGCTGAAGTCGTGCTGCTCAATCGCACGCTGGCGACAGCGGCGCAGTTAGCTGCAGAGTGTACCAAGCTTGGCCCTGTAAAGATCGCACAACCACAACGCCTGCACCACGGTGTCTTTGATCTGGTGATTCAGGCAACCAGTGCCCGTAGCCTCGACGCCTTGCACCCTTGGTTAGCCTCACTACGCTGGGAGGCAGCCGCTTGTTATGATCTCAATTATCAGCCCAACACAACCCCTTTTTTACAGTGGGCTCGTCAGCAGGGCGCTAGCCGCCTTTCGGATGGTCTGGGCATGTTAGTGGAGCAGGCGGCCTATGCCTTTCAGTGTTGGCGGCAGGTGCTCCCCTCGGTTGAGGCGCTGCTGCACACCCTGCGGCGTGAGCTGGCATGA
- the dprA gene encoding DNA-processing protein DprA, with the protein MEGDEFWLRLALIPGLGAAKLRAVVGRLGPFQGAEVAQLHAVGLSREQCQAFLNPNRQRLTEAERWLAAPQHRLLTCHHPEYPEALRSLQDAPPLLFIAGDVALLNAPQCALVGSRQATTYGIHWGDYFAHQLAASGLVITSGLAVGIDGIGHRAVLAEGGKTVAVLGNGLQTPYPRCHQGLAERIIASGGLLVSEYLPDTPPLPGHFPQRNRLISGLSLGVLVVEASLRSGSLITARHALEQGREVFALPGHLDSENSQGCHQLIRQGAWLVSQPSELLEVLNSSLHWLPLTVPEPPLAPPMAVASSAAPPCLDLLDKVDNKTTPIDVVAERAGQPLPEVVKQLIELELAGWITAVPGGYVQRKRTSHVRRLDVPI; encoded by the coding sequence GTGGAGGGTGATGAATTTTGGTTGCGCTTAGCCTTAATCCCTGGCTTAGGCGCTGCAAAACTCCGAGCAGTGGTGGGCCGTTTAGGCCCTTTCCAAGGTGCTGAGGTTGCACAGCTCCACGCCGTGGGGTTATCCAGAGAGCAATGCCAAGCTTTCTTGAACCCTAACCGCCAGCGGTTAACCGAAGCAGAGCGCTGGCTAGCCGCTCCACAGCACCGGCTGTTAACGTGCCATCACCCGGAGTATCCTGAAGCGCTTCGCAGCTTACAGGACGCGCCGCCGCTGCTGTTTATCGCTGGCGACGTTGCGCTGCTCAATGCGCCACAATGTGCCCTGGTAGGCAGCCGCCAGGCGACCACTTATGGGATCCACTGGGGGGATTATTTTGCCCACCAACTAGCGGCTAGTGGTCTGGTCATCACCAGTGGCTTAGCCGTCGGCATCGATGGCATTGGTCATCGCGCGGTGCTGGCGGAGGGCGGCAAAACAGTGGCGGTATTGGGTAATGGACTGCAAACGCCTTATCCCCGTTGTCATCAGGGTTTAGCAGAACGTATAATAGCCTCTGGTGGCCTATTGGTTTCTGAGTATTTACCAGACACCCCCCCTCTCCCCGGACATTTTCCGCAGCGGAATCGGCTGATTAGCGGGTTAAGTCTTGGGGTTTTGGTCGTTGAAGCATCACTGCGGAGTGGTTCACTGATTACAGCCCGTCATGCGTTAGAACAAGGACGTGAGGTTTTTGCCCTACCGGGACACTTAGACAGTGAAAATAGTCAAGGGTGTCACCAATTAATTCGGCAAGGTGCTTGGTTGGTATCACAGCCCTCCGAACTGTTAGAAGTGCTCAATAGCTCCTTACACTGGTTACCGTTAACGGTTCCAGAGCCACCTTTAGCACCACCCATGGCTGTAGCGAGCAGTGCAGCACCACCCTGTTTGGATCTCTTAGATAAGGTGGATAATAAAACAACCCCGATTGACGTCGTCGCCGAGCGGGCTGGTCAACCACTCCCAGAGGTCGTCAAACAATTGATTGAGCTGGAGTTAGCAGGATGGATCACCGCTGTCCCCGGCGGCTATGTCCAGCGTAAGAGGACAAGCCATGTTCGACGTCTTGATGTACCTATTTGA
- a CDS encoding Sua5/YciO/YrdC/YwlC family protein gives MIAREIPALAPQSQLTIIVAALRAAQVVAYPTEAVFGLGCDPDSQLAVAKLMALKQRSQTQGLILVAADYQQLRSYVDDSRLSDEVKQRLWASWPGPINWVLPVSATTPAWLTGSFNTLAVRVSAHPIVRQLCQAFGKPITSTSANRSGLPPCRSLEALQAQLGHQLPVLPGAVGPQVAPCEIRDALTNRCLRPGG, from the coding sequence ATGATCGCTAGGGAGATCCCAGCACTAGCGCCGCAATCCCAGCTAACCATTATCGTAGCAGCGCTGCGGGCAGCACAAGTCGTTGCCTATCCGACTGAGGCGGTGTTTGGTTTAGGGTGTGATCCAGATAGTCAACTGGCGGTCGCTAAACTCATGGCTTTAAAACAGCGTTCCCAGACGCAGGGGTTGATACTGGTGGCCGCTGACTATCAGCAACTCAGATCCTATGTGGATGATAGCCGATTGTCGGATGAGGTAAAACAGCGCCTATGGGCGAGTTGGCCAGGCCCGATCAACTGGGTATTGCCGGTCTCGGCAACCACCCCTGCCTGGCTGACTGGGTCTTTTAATACCCTAGCGGTACGGGTATCAGCCCATCCCATTGTGCGCCAGTTGTGCCAAGCGTTTGGTAAACCGATCACCTCGACCAGTGCTAACCGCAGTGGTTTACCGCCTTGCCGCTCTCTTGAAGCCCTCCAGGCACAATTAGGTCATCAGCTGCCCGTGCTGCCTGGAGCCGTCGGGCCGCAAGTCGCCCCCTGTGAAATCCGGGACGCCTTAACCAATCGCTGTCTACGCCCTGGGGGATAG
- a CDS encoding ankyrin repeat domain-containing protein, translating into MNIFDQENEKVIEFLLKIKNKNYTVKDLEINILRFISQDENSCLVRLEETDENLLMLIAQINMGDATSRVLGKIFDTQIRDILELRDKKDNNALMIAGIFNNVTFLESVKISVTDEFINFKNKYNKTAFMLAADNNHREFLEKIFELNYKIPEKDLERSLMIAAENGNLSIVELLLSKNVNPFVSNSEGYSPLMLAYRKNHYDTYSLLRKQYPISRQLFIPACIGVLLEDYVEIEKHRHPYYCCFFKNLGQVIKNIAYWLHFAANKIPFTLIFSKEINKRLPHLLEAIIVTEQREKDSAKLLYEGHDIMSVSRAMAVFSQMVQPLSSVREQDQISYSLEADIANPESNPLPVHSG; encoded by the coding sequence ATGAATATATTTGATCAAGAAAATGAAAAAGTTATAGAATTTTTACTTAAAATTAAAAATAAAAATTATACTGTTAAAGATTTAGAAATTAATATTCTACGCTTCATCAGTCAAGATGAAAATTCTTGTTTAGTACGTCTTGAAGAAACTGATGAAAATTTATTGATGTTAATAGCACAAATAAATATGGGAGATGCTACATCAAGAGTACTCGGAAAGATATTTGATACGCAAATAAGAGATATACTAGAATTAAGGGATAAAAAAGATAATAATGCCCTAATGATCGCAGGAATATTCAATAACGTAACTTTCCTTGAATCAGTGAAGATTTCTGTGACCGATGAGTTTATCAATTTCAAAAATAAATATAATAAAACTGCCTTTATGCTTGCTGCAGATAACAATCATAGGGAATTTTTAGAAAAGATATTCGAACTCAACTATAAGATACCAGAAAAGGACCTAGAAAGATCATTGATGATAGCTGCTGAAAATGGAAATCTATCTATAGTGGAACTTTTATTATCAAAAAACGTTAATCCTTTTGTCAGCAATAGCGAAGGCTACTCGCCACTAATGTTAGCTTACAGAAAAAATCATTATGATACTTATTCACTACTCAGAAAGCAATATCCTATCAGTCGGCAACTTTTCATCCCGGCCTGCATTGGTGTGTTGTTAGAAGACTATGTGGAAATAGAAAAACATCGCCATCCCTATTACTGTTGTTTTTTCAAAAATTTAGGTCAAGTAATAAAAAATATTGCGTATTGGTTACATTTTGCAGCCAACAAAATACCGTTTACTTTGATATTTTCTAAGGAAATTAATAAACGCTTGCCCCATCTTTTGGAGGCGATTATTGTAACTGAACAACGTGAAAAAGATTCTGCCAAGTTGTTGTATGAAGGACATGATATAATGTCAGTGTCGCGTGCCATGGCGGTATTTTCCCAAATGGTTCAACCATTATCTTCTGTTCGTGAACAAGATCAAATATCCTATTCTTTAGAGGCGGACATCGCAAACCCAGAGAGCAATCCTCTCCCTGTTCACTCAGGGTAG
- a CDS encoding DUF494 family protein produces MFDVLMYLFETYIHSEIEVAIDQDKLTEELAYAGFQREDIDKALQWMERLATLQNSDTVPYLFAAAPQTMRLYNQEELRKLTADCRGFLLFLEQMHILNSQTREMVIDRVMALEDSMLSLEDLKWVVLMVLLNVPGNQSAYQQLETLLFETQDRQVH; encoded by the coding sequence ATGTTCGACGTCTTGATGTACCTATTTGAAACCTATATTCATAGCGAAATAGAGGTGGCTATCGATCAAGATAAACTCACTGAGGAGCTGGCTTACGCTGGTTTTCAGCGAGAAGATATTGATAAAGCGCTGCAGTGGATGGAGCGACTGGCGACGTTACAAAATAGTGATACCGTGCCCTATTTATTCGCCGCGGCCCCGCAAACCATGCGACTGTATAATCAGGAAGAGTTGCGGAAGCTCACAGCGGACTGTCGCGGGTTTCTGCTATTTTTAGAACAGATGCATATTTTAAATTCACAAACACGCGAAATGGTCATCGATCGGGTGATGGCGCTGGAAGATTCGATGCTCTCACTAGAAGATTTAAAGTGGGTCGTTCTCATGGTCCTCCTCAATGTTCCGGGAAACCAATCGGCCTATCAGCAGCTGGAAACCCTGCTGTTTGAGACTCAGGACCGTCAAGTGCACTGA
- the efp gene encoding elongation factor P, with product MPFYNTSEFRAGLKIMQEGEPCTIIENEFVKPGKGQAFSRVKIRRLISGRTIEKTFKSGESVEAADVIDVHLTYLYQDGEFWHFMNDDTFEQLAADQRVVGDSAKWLVEQAPCVLTLWDGRPISVIPPNFVELTIVETDPGLKGDTAGSGGKPATLSSGAVVRVPLFVQLGEVIKVDTRSGEYVSRVR from the coding sequence ATGCCATTTTACAACACAAGCGAGTTTCGAGCTGGCCTTAAAATCATGCAAGAGGGTGAGCCTTGTACCATTATCGAGAACGAATTTGTTAAGCCGGGTAAGGGTCAAGCCTTTAGCCGCGTTAAAATTCGCCGATTAATCAGTGGTCGTACCATTGAAAAAACCTTTAAATCGGGTGAATCAGTCGAGGCAGCGGATGTCATTGATGTTCATTTAACCTACCTCTACCAGGATGGTGAATTTTGGCATTTTATGAATGACGACACCTTCGAACAGCTGGCGGCCGACCAGCGGGTCGTGGGGGATAGTGCCAAATGGTTAGTCGAGCAAGCCCCCTGTGTGCTCACCTTATGGGATGGTCGCCCGATTAGTGTGATCCCCCCCAATTTTGTTGAATTAACGATTGTGGAGACCGATCCAGGGCTAAAAGGTGATACTGCGGGTAGTGGTGGCAAACCAGCGACCCTCAGCTCTGGTGCGGTGGTGAGGGTGCCGTTGTTTGTGCAGCTGGGTGAAGTGATTAAAGTAGATACCCGTTCGGGGGAGTATGTCTCCCGCGTTCGTTAG
- the murB gene encoding UDP-N-acetylmuramate dehydrogenase, giving the protein MNHCLRRYHTFALPVRARQVITVESLEDLSRAYQQVQRAKQPLLLLGEGSNTLFCEDFQGTILLIRLKGLQVEERAEAWHLRVAAGENWHQLVDYTIQQGMAGLENLALIPGSVGAAALQNIGAYGVEFKQFCRYVDLIDLQQGQPVRLPASACQFAYRDSLFKHLEHQRWVIVGVGLNIPKAWHPCLTYGELTPLSTPVVPQALFNTICAIRRAKLPDPLLLGNAGSFFKNPLITKHQLQDLLSRYPDLPYYPHSQRQVKVAAGWLIEQSGLKGCRIGDAAVHQQQALVLVNLGHATPQQVLALAKHIHQQIKQQFAISLEPEICLMGATGPLNPAEVLA; this is encoded by the coding sequence ATCAACCACTGTTTGCGGCGCTATCATACCTTTGCTCTACCGGTTCGGGCACGGCAGGTGATCACCGTGGAGAGTCTGGAGGATTTAAGTCGTGCGTATCAGCAAGTTCAAAGAGCCAAACAGCCGCTGCTGCTATTAGGCGAGGGCAGCAATACCCTATTTTGTGAAGATTTTCAGGGCACCATCCTGTTGATCCGTCTCAAAGGCCTCCAGGTGGAAGAGCGGGCAGAGGCCTGGCATCTGCGGGTGGCGGCTGGTGAAAATTGGCATCAACTGGTCGATTATACGATACAACAGGGGATGGCCGGCTTAGAAAATCTGGCCCTGATCCCTGGTTCAGTGGGGGCGGCAGCGCTGCAAAATATCGGGGCTTACGGTGTCGAATTTAAACAGTTTTGCCGCTATGTTGATCTAATAGATTTACAGCAGGGCCAGCCCGTGCGACTGCCAGCGAGCGCTTGCCAGTTCGCTTATCGAGATAGTCTTTTTAAACACCTGGAACATCAACGGTGGGTGATTGTAGGGGTGGGCTTGAACATCCCCAAGGCGTGGCATCCGTGCTTAACCTATGGTGAGCTGACACCACTCAGCACCCCTGTGGTCCCACAAGCGCTCTTTAACACCATTTGTGCCATTCGCCGGGCTAAGCTGCCCGATCCGCTGCTTCTCGGCAATGCCGGCAGTTTTTTTAAAAATCCGCTGATCACCAAGCATCAGTTACAAGATCTACTCTCCCGTTACCCGGATCTCCCCTATTACCCACACTCCCAGCGACAGGTTAAAGTGGCTGCCGGCTGGTTAATTGAGCAGAGTGGTCTCAAAGGCTGCCGTATCGGTGACGCGGCCGTCCATCAACAGCAGGCGCTGGTCCTGGTGAACCTCGGTCACGCCACGCCGCAACAGGTATTAGCACTGGCCAAGCACATTCATCAACAGATCAAACAGCAGTTTGCCATCAGCTTAGAGCCAGAGATCTGTTTGATGGGCGCCACTGGCCCCTTAAACCCCGCCGAGGTGCTGGCTTGA
- a CDS encoding biotin--[acetyl-CoA-carboxylase] ligase, translated as MITYDHPLQLLQQLSSGTPQAEAHLLERLKTTPVGLQQALLTLKAWGIRGVTHADHHYQLTTPPPRLSHAALCHQSHSEDIRLIPVLSSTNQALLEQQQALQSGAACVAEYQTAGRGCRGRSWLTTFGSCALFSMLWHWPRQPHTLVGLSVALSLVTAETLQRLGAQQVTVKWPNDLYIEGRKLGGLLIETAGAAAGRAGVALVIGCGINLITPVSQQHAIHQPVMSLQAAGIVIAAEQLIGQVLNAWRVALPQFVEQGLAACLARWPQLDAFIGQPVHLQPPQGAAIVGIARGIDHQGALLVEHQGTLQRFIQGKLSLSAEPLG; from the coding sequence TTGATAACCTATGATCACCCCTTACAACTGCTGCAACAGTTATCGTCGGGAACACCACAGGCAGAAGCGCACCTGCTAGAGCGACTCAAGACAACTCCAGTAGGGCTGCAACAGGCGCTCCTGACTTTAAAAGCGTGGGGGATCAGGGGGGTGACTCATGCCGATCATCACTACCAATTGACGACACCGCCTCCTCGTTTAAGTCACGCAGCCTTGTGTCACCAGAGTCACTCTGAGGACATTAGGCTGATCCCAGTGCTCAGCTCAACCAACCAAGCGCTATTAGAGCAGCAGCAGGCGTTACAGAGTGGTGCTGCTTGCGTGGCGGAGTACCAAACCGCCGGCCGTGGCTGTCGTGGGCGTTCGTGGCTCACCACCTTTGGCAGCTGTGCTCTGTTCTCGATGCTCTGGCACTGGCCACGGCAGCCTCACACCCTGGTGGGCTTAAGTGTCGCCCTCAGCTTAGTCACTGCGGAAACCTTACAGCGGCTAGGAGCACAACAGGTTACAGTCAAATGGCCGAATGATCTCTATATTGAGGGGCGTAAACTGGGTGGCCTGCTGATTGAAACAGCCGGCGCGGCCGCGGGCAGGGCGGGGGTGGCATTAGTCATTGGCTGTGGGATTAACCTCATCACTCCGGTCTCCCAACAGCACGCTATCCATCAACCAGTGATGAGTTTACAAGCCGCTGGGATCGTGATAGCGGCGGAGCAGCTGATTGGTCAGGTTCTCAATGCCTGGCGAGTCGCCTTACCCCAGTTTGTTGAACAGGGATTGGCTGCCTGCTTAGCCCGCTGGCCACAACTGGACGCTTTTATAGGGCAGCCTGTTCACCTGCAGCCTCCTCAGGGAGCCGCTATTGTCGGAATAGCGCGGGGGATCGATCATCAAGGGGCTCTGTTGGTAGAGCACCAGGGGACTCTCCAGCGCTTTATCCAGGGAAAACTCTCTTTATCCGCCGAACCACTCGGTTGA